Below is a genomic region from Scyliorhinus canicula chromosome 2, sScyCan1.1, whole genome shotgun sequence.
tgtatctacagtgatgcacatcaccacagccgCAACCCGTTTTCAGAATGCAGCTTTCCCATGCACACGCGCCCTTTCAGCCGTGCGCAGGCCTGGAGCGCAGCCGGGcaaaccgcctcctcctgacatcagcgcactgacccaggagcagattttatttttaaattgatgcagtcttcctgcctggagtggTGGTAGAGGTCGCGCCCCATACACTGGCATCACGTTCCCTGGGCTGAAGAGAgaatcctccattttgttagcagcaagCAAACAATAGGActtaatttaaaatggatcattttgcaataaggaagagagagggccagagacacaaacagttcaggatctcacaactaaatctgctggagaaagCGGCTCAGGAGaacccacagcaggacaaagcactgctggtgtgagctccagggaatctggtgaacagcccatttAGAAGAAGCTGATATCAGGAActaagcagtataaagatgatttcttaagGTATGGATTAATTAATTGTGCCAATTCAAATCAGTATgcgaagcccatgtgtgttatatacagagaagtgctggcaaatgaaagtttaaaacactCTAGACTTCAAGGCATGGCGagattgaggacaaacctcttgattttttttaaacggatgcagtgagaacttaaattgtCGGCTGAAATcctagcagaaatgtaacattgaatgacaaggcAAATTAGATTGTGAGGACCATACAGGCTCACCTGCCatgttaaaggtaagcaaaaatggtgggtcgcaaggTTTGGCCAGcaagggtcgcgaaggtcggctggttggtaaaaatgggtcctgggcaaaaaggtttgaaaaacactgcattaaTGCATCCTGTACCACCTAGAGGTCATTCCTCCACTTTCCATTGTACCAAAATGGTTTAATTACAGATATCAAGAATGTTCAGCTTTTTTGGAACCTGGAGACGTACATTCATTAAGGTCAGTCAGAATTTGGAATGATTGTTCGGAAATATAAATGCCCCAATACACAAAAATCAAGTCACAACATGTAACACCAATCACATGCGAAGGTCCATACATACAAAATAAAATGAGACTCTCATACACTAAAAATCATATGGATGCACAGGTAGACTGCCCAGCACAAAAAAGGTCCACAACGTATAAAATAAGCAAGACATCACATCCACAAACAAATACAAAGTTTCCCCACAGTCCTCACTCAGCACCAGTCCCCATAAGCCCCAAATCCTTTTCCTCACCTGAAACTTGAAAACCAGTTCAGTATATTAGGGTGTCAGCTATAACTGTGCTAGAGTGGTAGGCTATACCTATCTTCATTTTTGAACAAGACCTGTGAGCTTttctttccatcattttctgtttttatttcagatctccagcatccacagttttTGATTTTAGTTCAGGAAACTTTACCTATTTTACTGGTAAGTAAGCAATTCCAGCTAAAGCTACTGCGTCAAATGGTCTTCTTAAAGGTAGATATAGATCAAGGTTACTTTAGAGTTTAAAGACTCCCAAGTTGTTACTGATCTTGCTAATTTTGGATAAGCTTTTAAAGATGGCCTTGTAGAAATTGTAAGCCAGCAATTAGTAGCAGTGAAACTCCTCCCCAAGAATAAGTAATTAGGTTAACTGAGTATACGTTTGAGCAAAAATCAATCATAGTGCAGACCAAGTTATCCTCATTAATGATTTAAAATGAAAGCTTACATCACATGCACCCTAAATGTACAAAGCAAAAGTTCTCAAACTGCTTCATACATAAGGAAAAGCAGATGCCAATGGAGAGAAAGGGAGTGCTGACCAAAATACTGGTCAAACTGTTGGATTTTAAGTCAGAATCTTAAAACAAGGGATGGAGGAGATGTTTTGGGAGGGAATATTCCAGAACAATGGATGCTGCACAGCTAAAAGCACAGCCACTGATGGTAGCCTGAAGGGGAAAGCACAGCATTGAAGGGCTGGAGTGTTCGAGGGTTGGGAAGCTGTGAATTTGAGGATGTTGAAGACAGAAAGCAGTGAAGTGATGGAGGAACTTAAATACAAATTTTACACCTGAGGCACAGGAGTCTGGCATGCAAATGGGCCGGCGAGGAGAGAAGTAATGGAGAACAATGCTCCTTCTAAActgcccagccccacagcaatgcAGGAATTCTCATGCAGGTCAGTCTCTTTCAGTTAGCGCAGGTCAGGTTAGGTCAGGTGTGCGTGACCATGGAAAAATGTACACTTGAATGATAAGCTGAGGGCAATGCTGATGGGCAAGTCATACTAATTGAAGAATAGTAACCAGGCAGCAGGAGTGTTGGATAAAATGAAATGGAAGGAGGGTGGAGACTGGAAAAAGCAATGTACTATTTGATTAGAGATGATAAAGACATGGAAAGGGTTTGAACATCAGGTGGGCTGAAGTCATGGTGAGAGTAGAGGATGGAGACAATGCTGCTGGAAACAGTTTTGATTAAAATTAATTCCTCGAATGCgcgagtgtcactggcaaggctatCCTGGAAAGTTGGCTTCGAGCTGTCTTCACATAGTACATTTCAGTTATTAAGAGTCATGGACTGTCCCGATTGTTATCCCATAGACcatcttcaaaaggactggcaaaataatcatgagctttgtctgggcgggtaaatccccgcgggtgaagaaggcgatgcttgagaggagccgcagcagGGGAGGTCTAGCATTGCagagtctgatcaactactactgggcggctaacatagccatgataaggaagtggatggtgggtacggggtctatttgggagcgggtggaggcggcttcgtgcaggggcaccagtttggcagccctggtcacggctcccctaccgctgttaccggccaggtactccaccagcccggtagtgggggcggccctgtggatatggggccagtggaggaggcatgtaggggaggtgggtgcgtctgtctgggcaccaatatgtgacaaccatcgatttgcccctgggagcatggatggggggttttgggcatggcggcgggcgggggtggggagggtgggtgatatgttcctggaggggagattTGCGaatttgaggggcttggaggagaaatttggtctggtatggggaaatgattttaggtacttacagatgcgggacttagTCCGCAAataggtcccatccttcccacgcctccaaccattagggatccaagacagaatagtctctagaggagtaggaggagagggtagagtctcagacatttataaggtgctcatgaagggggaagagtcccagacggaggaacggaaactcaaatgggagaaggagcttggtggggagatggaggacgggctgtgggcagacgccccgagtagggtaaattcaaccgcaacatgtgccaggctcggcctgattcaatttaaggtcgttcaccagcccacatgacggtagctcggatgagccaattctttggggtagaggataagtgcgctagatgctggggaggaccagcaaaccacgttcacatgctttgggcatgtcctcagcttaggggatatggggagggatttgcagggatcatgtcccaggtgctaaaaacaagggtggtgatgggtccaggggtggtaatttttggggtttcggaagacccgggagtccagggtgagaaagaggccgatgttctggcctgtGCTCCCAGATAGCCGCCATGGGTCATCAGCAGCTTTACTGGTCTCACCCCAGGAAATTTGCCCAGGGCTCCCGCTCATGCAGAGTCTGTGCGAACCGACACGGCCTGATCCGGAAATACGGCCTCAACATGTGCCACCAGTGCTTCAGACAACACGCTAAAGACATCGGCTTCGTCAAGCTGGACTAAATTGCAAAAGGAGCAAGAGTGCAAAATGGAAATTGAGCATTTGTCAAACAATTCTAACGTCCCCCTGGAAGAAGCAAACTTTTGTGATGCTCCATTTTTGTAACTAAAACTTaattgtcattttttaaaaaaattatgtgcTCAATTCCCTGGAGTGGACTCCTCAGCTTTCTGACTCGAGATGCAGCAGCCACAGCTGACGCAGTAACTTTGGCTACATGACTCATGAGTGGAGTACACATGAACCAGTTGTATTAACCAATGTAGTCATGAGCATACAAATATTTGAATTAGGAGCAGATGGCCTGGCCATTTGGGCCCTTGAGTCTATCTCTGCCATttggtaagatcatggctgacctgattgtggcctctACTTTCCTGACCACCCGAATAACCTTTGACTCCAaaggccataagatataggagcagagtcaatcaagaatctacccAATTTGgcctgaaaaatattcagtgTCATATTCTCCTCCCCTAAAGAGGAGACAAACAGAGGCTGACAACCCTCGGTCTCAACTAGGTCTTAAATTGTGTCCGTTAGTTCTAGTTTCTCCCTCAAGGAAAATTGTCAGGTTCTACCCAGTCAAGTCCCCTCacgatcttatgtttcaataagatcacttctcattatTCAAAACCCCAATGGACACCtgaccaacctttcctcacaaggcaagggcggcatggtggctcgcacttctgcctcacagctccaggattcaattccagcctcaggtgactgtctgtgtggagtttgcacttcctctccatgtttgcatgggtttcctccggatgctccagtttcccacacagtccaaagatgtgcaggttaggtggcttgaccatgctaaattgcccctcaagtgtccaaaaggttagatagggttactgggctatggggatagggtggaggagtgggcttaagtagggtgctctttccaagagccggtgcatgatgtgccgaatggcctccttctaaactatcgggattctatgataaccgCTTAATCCCAAGGAATAAGCAGaaagaaccttctctgcactgcttCCAATGGAATTATAatatttcttaaataaggagatcattGAGACATCATacactagatgtggtctcaccaaagtccaGCACAATTGGAGCAGTAGGTGTGATATAAAATCTAATTTTCTCTTCTCTGCATAGCCTCTCAATGACTCATTTTCTGCAAACCAATGGCATTCAGAAACTTCCATGAAGGGAGCAATGCTCGGTAATTTAAGTACACTAATATAACAAACAAAAATCCTATTTCAAGATATTCACTCCATGTTTCAAAGATCAGTCAAATATGCATTTGCGACCTTTGCAAAAATCGGTGAATCAATCACTGTTAACCACAAAATATTAATGCAATTAGAACTATTTTCATTTTGCCCAAACCACTCCAAGCAATTCGAATACATAATTGTACATCCTGCACTCTTCACATTGTGTTCCCAGTCTGACCATCACTCTCCAAATGTTTCTGGCGGTCTTTTATCAATAAATAATATTAATCAATCTGCTGTCCTTTCCACCATTGTATTTTATTTCAGACTTTCGTAATTTGTAATTCTTTTGTTTACCTGTAAATTGGTCATTTTCAAACTGGCTGTACGGCAAATTCTTAACACATTGAATTATATTACTGGGAATCAATTTAACTTTAGAAAGCTTGACTTTTGCTCCAAAATACTGACATGACCAAACTATTTTAATTCTAACTTCTTGACTGACATGTCAGTTTGAACAGTCAGTGGCTCGCTCACCTGAGGCACAGGATTGATGATTTCCAGCTCCATCATTGATTGAACCATAGAATCTAGGATGTCATTGCTCCTCTCCCAAGCCCTTGATGTCACTTTCAAAATCATTGCTCATCTTTTCATTAACCCCAAGTATGAATCACAATACGTTTGTATCCTTCCCACAGCAACAAATCACCTGAACAAAAGACATAATTGACATCATGTGACGGTTAGATGGTCACTCCTTGAACACCGCAATCTTTGATACAACCAACCACAACATCTCCCTCTGATACCTCTCCTCCATTGTCCAACTCGATGAGATTGCCTTTGCCAAGTTACACTCTTTCAATCCCCATACCTTTAATTCTATGTTGCCAAGAATTGACATGTTTAATCCATCTACATGCTTGCCCCAGAAACATGAAGTACAGACATGAGGTCAGCTTTCACATTTAAATTTCTCATCCCCATGTTTAAATCCCCTCATGATTTCACCGTTCCTTCCAACAGGGCTCTCTTCTGTTCtctcattcagctcttttgtgaaTACCCATAACATGCATCTAGCCATCTATGCCTCAAGCTCTAGAATTCCCTTTCACTTAATCACATCCATCTTCCTCTGATCCTCTGAACATTTCCCTATATTAAAACAGGTACTATATTTcacaaagtatttaattggctgggaAGTGCTTTGAGGCACTCACGCTGTGAAAGGCACCACACAAATACAAGTTACTTCCTTCTTTAAAAAGCCAACTCTTACCCAAGCTTTTGGTCAATGCTCCTAATATCCTGTTCTTTGGCCCAGTTACTTCTCATTACAGCTCggtgaaatgccttgggatttcTTTTCTATGCTGAAGGTCCTACATCGATGCAAATCATTGCCCACATGCCAATGCAGTcctgaggaaatgctgcactgtcattAATACCACCTCTATGAGGAAACAACATCTGTTTAAAAGGGCACATCTTTTCACTCATTCATTTTTGATGTTGGTacattgctgtgcacaaattggctgatgTTTTGTAGCAAAAGTGACTATAATTTAAAGAGTCGCAAAACACTTGAGGTATTCTGAAAAACTAtacaaataaaaattatttaatttgCCCATTTAGCAAAGACCAACATAATTTTAATAACAATATTTTGATAACAATGGAATTAAGACTTTGTCTTCATGTCGGTAACCAGTTGATAAATACTTCATCCATTACGTTTGAACAATCTATAGCATTCAATATGCATCACAACAGCATGGAAATTTTCAAGACAAGTAACTGTGAAGAAAGATGAAACTTGGACTAAAAGGAATGGGAGATCTCGACTCAATCATTATACATCAGGTAATGATACGGTCCAACTGAGTTGCTATGGCCCGAGTGAACAAAGAGCCTTTCTGCTGAACCCTTTCACAGGGTGAACATGAAGAGCACCagttcaactttttttttttaattcgttcatgggaggtgggcatcACTGACTGGCCAGCATTTAATATTCATCCCTAATTCCctgtgagggggcagttaagagtcaaccacattgttgtgggtctggaatcacatgcaaGAACTGCAGATTTGCTTccttaaaaggacattagtgaaccaggtgggtttttacaacaatcgacaatggtttcacggtcatcattagactttaattccagactttgatTGAATTGTAGTGGTAGGATTCGTACCCAGGAGCCCAGAGCTTTAGCCCCTGGGTtgctactagtccagtgacaatactactgtgCCACCTCCTCCCTTTAGAATCTACAGGGGAAGAAATGGCACCATGTAATTAAAAGTATCCAAGATCTGTTCCATCCACCAGGGATAGGTTAAAAATTATTCCCATAGATATTCGAAATGACCTGTGGGAATATGTTTTATCCTGTCCATGGGGacgcacgatggcacagtggctcTGCAAAGCCTATTCATATCGTCACTGATCCGAAGTTACGTGGTCTTTTGCAATGGTAAAATAAAATATAGATAATTCGCCATAAAACCTTTCCTTTCAAATTAAATGATGACCTGCAAGATGGTATTTCGATAAATAAAATTCTCTTTAAAAGGTATATATTTCACCCAAATATTAATTGAAATTATAACAATTTGCAAGAAGCATGTAGTATAAAGTAATAAACAGTTGGAGTTTAGAGTTTTGGTTATAGCCTCATCTGTATTGCCAAGAGATTTATTCTATTTTCTTTTAATCTcaatgtccctctctctctctgcattatTAGAACGCTGAGGCAAGTAGGAAGACATGAACAGAAACCTGCGAGTTTCAGGAAAGATGCATTAAAACTACTTGTTCCCCAGTGCCAAAAACAtctgaattcaaattttaaaGGCGCTTCattgaatagaatcatagaatccctacaatgcagcaggaggacatttggcccatcgagtctgtaacaactctgaaagagcactctactcaggcccaccccccactccacctttactccataaccccacctaacctgcgcatttttggacactaaggaacaattcagcatggccaatccaactaacctgcacatctttggtctgtgggaggaaaccggagcacctggagaaaacccacagacataggtagaatgtgcaaaatccacacagtcacccaaggccataactgaacccgggtcctggtgctgtgaggaagtagtgctaaccactgtgccatcccaatGAACGAGTATAttattctctttctttctttgaaGCCGCTCGACAGTATAATAATGTGtacaattgtgggcagcacgatagcttcacagcactagggtcccaggtacgattcccggcttgggtctctgtctgtgtggagtctgcacgttctcctcgtgtctgcgtgggtttctcccgggagctctggtttcctcccacaagtcccgaaagacgtgctattaggtaatttggacattctgaattctccctccgtgtaccagaacaggcgccggcatgtggcgactaggggcttttcacagtcacatcattgcagtgttaatataagcctatttgtgacaataaaaattattataatcCAAAGTGCAATGTACAACTTGCAATGGGGACGGTTAAAACCATAAGCAGGCACAATGTCTTCTTGAATTCACTAATGAAACTAGATTCAATTTGTATAACAACACACAATTCAAATCAGTATTGCAAAGCACAGAAAGTGGAAGTCTCTTTGCCAAGTTTTGAAACTTGCAATCAAAAACTTTATGATTGTCCAGGTGATAGGTGGGTGTTTAGGGAACTAAGTGTGTAGTTatggaaaataatttaaaataatgtCGTTGCTTGGTGTCTCATGTTTCTGAGTTCTCAATTTCATATCACTACGGCAGATGGATCTGAAACAAATTAACACTCAGAATACAGACAGCTTGTCACAAATTTCCTTGTCCAAATCTTACATAGAATTTTTGGATGTTGTGAAACATGATTTCTTACTCAGTTAATTTGTTCTGTTGAATTTCATGAGAATGAAAAGGACTGCTTTTAGTACTGTAATTCATTTGACAAATTCTTAATCAGTCAACAGCAGAATAAAGGGCAGACCTTTCCTTGCCAGCAAAAATCAAAGAGCTCAAATCAGCTGAGAAAGAAATAAACACAGGCGGCACCATGAAACATTGGAAAAGGAAAGCACGGAGAACAGGGCTTCAAAGAGAGGCGGCAAATGTTGCAGGGTCACAGAGAAAGGGTCAGGAGCAAGCAAGGTCACAGAAAAGAGTGGTGCAATGATGCAGCTAATTATTAGCCAGATTTGGATTTACCTTTCAAAACTAGATAGCAAGAGTTCTGACAAAGGGAGCTGTTACTTTGATGTTTCCTCATCCAGTTAACATGATGTTAAATGTTTTTTGTAATTTCAGGACTTGCTTTTGCAATTTGGAGGGAGATAACGATCAAGGCAAGAAAGTTTGAAAATGAGATTAGTTGAAACTGTGTCAAGTGGGAGCAGCTAAAATTACCTGGCAGCAGATACACAGTGCTGAAGCAAACCTCAGACAAAAAACAAAAGCGATATGAAAGAGGGAGAATAGGTACAAAGCATCTCCTGAGAAAGAAAACAGACGGAGACAATGAGGCACATAGAGAACCATAAAAATGCAGGGGCACAATGTTAACTTGATCATTTACATGCATAGTTACACACACAAGTGTAATGTACCCAAGCTTGATGAAGATGCATAGCTAGGTGCAAAAGTCAACCACTGGAGGACACTGAGGCTACAAAGAGATAGAGACAAGTTAAATTAGAAAGCAAGATGGCAAACGGAGTGTAGTCGGAAGAAATATGGAactgtctcctgcagaaagagtaGAAATCCAGAatctaatttgtttttaaaaaagtgtagAAAAAAGCAATGTATATAAAAACACTCCACAAACGCTCAGTCCACAATTTGtacaattttccccctttttacccctttcccacgattaacagttcctcaaacatcgtcagaggataggatgggaatagagggatatggatcccggaagtgcagaagattttagtttagacaggcagcatggtcggcataggcttggagggccgaagggcctgttcctgtgctgtacttttccttgttctttgtcaTGAACAACCCCCACCGCAACTCAAAGCCCTTCACtgaccccctcagctcaaacttaatCTTAAACTTAAGTCCATCACCTGCATAAATTCACTCTCCCTCGACAACTCAACAGGATTTTTTTGATGGCAAGACACAAATTTTTTGTATGTCACAAAAAAAGCAGCAAGGGTTAGAATTTGGAATAAAGTCTTGCAGCAATAATATAGGGCTATGGTGAGATCACAACTGGAATACTACAtaaaagttttggtctcctttcgtaagagAAGATATATCTCCCTCTAAATTTTTTAAGAGCCCGACAAAATAGATGCCAAGAGATTGATTCCCCTCACAAGAGGCTAGATCCAATGCATCTCCCTAGTTAATCAGTTAGAACTGAGACTCAAGAGGGTGCGAATTTTTGGAGTTCTTcatcccagagggctgtgaatgCTCAGTAGTTGAGGGTATTTATGAAAAATGTCAATAGATTTGTGGATACCAAGGGAgtggagggaaatggcgaaaGCACGGAAAAGTGGGGCCTGGAACATGCGGCATAATCTTAtggaatggcggaacaggctacttttgttctttttttttccacatTCATGGTAAATGTAAATATGGTTAGGTAACT
It encodes:
- the LOC119962028 gene encoding 40S ribosomal protein S29-like, producing the protein MGHQQLYWSHPRKFAQGSRSCRVCANRHGLIRKYGLNMCHQCFRQHAKDIGFVKLD